In a genomic window of Pontibacter liquoris:
- a CDS encoding DUF349 domain-containing protein: MITDKETMDTTGAEANRPENQHEETQPQQETPSPQDIVAQRLAEIEARQQSQQETSAEASPEEVQPGIDPDVESGQEAAAVAEKTDTMADATTEVADKPAAEEQPAAEAPLAEAPAAQAEELPAPTLPVAEKEAPAPISAAHEEEEEEEEVHTDYSALPLEELRQALQAVLKSGDARRKHKLIQEIQRHYESKFQLERQEALDRFKQEGGSDEDFAYHAPSEHQELEKLLTTYRDARYHERQNAEEQRQRNLEQKQSILNQLRQLVESAETKSSNDELKRLQSEWKSTGPVPAGEAQKLWDSYHALLDIFYNNRSIFFELKELDRKRNLDAKLVLVERAETLQNEESINKALVELRHLHEEWKNIGPVPNEQRDPIWERFIQASEKVHERRRAFQESRHTLEMENLAKKNALLQRLQEYQNFQTDRINEWRDKTDEIQKLKVEWDAAGLVPKEYAEEINKNFWGNYKAFFQHKNQFFKGLDEQKMQNLRLKTELCEEAESLKESTDWNATKEKLIQLQKKWKTIGRVPDKYSDKIWQRFRAACNEFFDRKQAQEQQRGEEIERLSAEKMELCDRIAETLSQPNAPASLPEFDSFVTQWRAMNSSGKRSSPKVEEKFLELIEKYLERVPGLSYEDRSEMMVKLQVERIKHSPDAAHKLQQKEHTIRREITQLQNDIQTLRTNIEFFAHSKNADKLREEYEGRISESQRRIEKLQHQLAAFRG, encoded by the coding sequence ATGATAACGGACAAAGAAACTATGGACACTACCGGAGCAGAGGCTAACAGACCTGAGAACCAGCATGAAGAAACGCAGCCTCAGCAGGAAACGCCTTCTCCGCAGGATATTGTAGCGCAACGCCTGGCCGAGATAGAGGCCAGGCAGCAATCGCAGCAGGAAACTTCTGCAGAAGCTTCTCCGGAAGAGGTGCAGCCCGGCATTGACCCTGATGTAGAATCGGGGCAGGAAGCGGCTGCAGTAGCCGAAAAAACAGATACCATGGCGGATGCCACAACCGAGGTAGCCGATAAGCCCGCTGCAGAAGAACAGCCAGCTGCAGAAGCTCCCTTAGCCGAAGCGCCGGCTGCCCAGGCAGAAGAATTGCCGGCACCCACATTGCCTGTTGCTGAAAAGGAGGCGCCAGCGCCCATTTCAGCTGCGCACGAAGAAGAGGAAGAAGAGGAAGAAGTACATACGGATTACAGTGCCCTGCCTTTGGAAGAGTTGCGCCAGGCCTTGCAAGCAGTCCTGAAAAGCGGAGATGCCCGCCGGAAGCACAAACTTATCCAGGAAATTCAGCGCCACTACGAATCCAAGTTTCAGTTGGAGCGACAGGAGGCCTTGGATCGGTTTAAGCAGGAGGGGGGCAGCGACGAAGATTTTGCCTACCATGCTCCCTCCGAACATCAGGAACTGGAAAAGCTGCTGACCACATACCGGGACGCCCGCTACCACGAACGGCAGAATGCCGAAGAGCAACGCCAGCGTAACCTCGAGCAAAAGCAGTCCATTCTGAACCAGTTGCGCCAGCTGGTGGAGTCTGCCGAAACGAAAAGCAGCAACGATGAACTCAAACGCCTGCAATCGGAATGGAAGTCGACGGGGCCTGTGCCTGCCGGTGAAGCTCAGAAACTCTGGGATTCGTATCATGCCCTGCTGGATATCTTTTACAACAACCGCAGTATCTTCTTCGAACTAAAGGAGCTGGACCGCAAGCGCAACTTGGATGCTAAGTTAGTGCTGGTGGAACGGGCAGAAACCCTGCAGAACGAAGAGTCCATCAACAAGGCCCTGGTGGAGCTACGCCACCTGCATGAGGAATGGAAGAATATCGGCCCGGTACCCAACGAGCAGCGCGATCCTATCTGGGAACGCTTTATCCAGGCCTCCGAAAAAGTACATGAGCGCCGCCGTGCTTTCCAGGAGAGCCGCCATACCCTTGAAATGGAAAACCTGGCCAAAAAGAATGCTTTGCTGCAGCGCCTGCAGGAGTATCAGAATTTCCAGACAGACCGCATCAACGAGTGGCGCGATAAGACCGACGAGATTCAGAAGCTGAAAGTGGAATGGGATGCCGCCGGCCTGGTGCCTAAGGAATATGCCGAGGAAATCAACAAGAACTTCTGGGGCAACTATAAAGCCTTCTTTCAGCATAAAAACCAGTTCTTTAAGGGGCTCGACGAACAGAAAATGCAGAACCTGCGCCTGAAAACGGAGCTCTGCGAAGAAGCCGAAAGCCTGAAAGAAAGCACCGACTGGAATGCGACCAAAGAAAAGCTCATCCAGCTGCAGAAGAAATGGAAAACCATTGGCCGGGTGCCCGATAAGTATTCCGATAAGATCTGGCAGCGTTTCCGTGCTGCTTGTAACGAGTTCTTTGACCGCAAGCAGGCCCAGGAGCAGCAACGCGGCGAAGAGATAGAACGGCTTTCGGCCGAGAAGATGGAGCTTTGCGACCGTATCGCCGAGACCCTCTCGCAGCCAAATGCGCCAGCCTCGCTACCGGAGTTTGACTCTTTTGTGACGCAATGGCGCGCCATGAACAGCAGCGGCAAGCGCAGCAGCCCCAAAGTGGAAGAAAAGTTTCTGGAGCTGATCGAGAAATACCTGGAACGTGTTCCTGGCCTTTCGTACGAAGACCGTTCTGAGATGATGGTCAAACTGCAGGTAGAGCGTATCAAGCATAGCCCGGATGCGGCCCACAAGCTGCAGCAAAAAGAGCATACCATCCGCCGCGAAATCACGCAACTGCAGAACGATATCCAGACGCTGCGCACCAACATCGAGTTTTTTGCGCATTCTAAAAATGCCGATAAGCTGCGCGAAGAGTATGAAGGGCGCATCAGCGAATCGCAGCGGCGCATCGAAAAGCTGCAGCATCAGCTGGCCGCGTTCAGAGGCTAA
- a CDS encoding DUF1015 domain-containing protein, whose amino-acid sequence MAEILPLRPWRYSDGLSQRIDQLTSPLFDVVSDKQREALYRNPFNSIHLSVPRGPQPAEEAAQRLQNWKDEGVLVQDPLPGIYVYYQYFRLPGNEKEYCRKGFICHIKAYDWKENVLLRHENTIPSAVNDRIDLLDKTEMNSSATHGLYSDPSFMLETYMDESIKSPLYETEDYQGVRDVLAVIHDHAIIKLFVDTLRDKQILLADGHHRYEGSLEYRKKMTALNPDHTGFEPYNYHLMYLTNSEHDDLRILPTHRLLAHMDMTDEAFLERLETYFVVTPKEDPYELNEVIAGKQWAFGLYLRGNAYKLRLRPEMHPLIDWNFPPEVKELDLTVMHYFIFEKILGIYRQHQRDFKKLSYERNFTACISKVDAGEARLALITNDVSMEQVKKVCHSGAIMPQKSTFFYPKVICGFLFSSIRKDEFVTAAAACL is encoded by the coding sequence ATGGCAGAGATTCTTCCCCTGCGCCCCTGGCGCTACAGCGATGGCCTTAGCCAGCGTATAGACCAGCTTACCTCCCCGCTTTTTGATGTCGTTTCGGATAAGCAACGAGAAGCCTTGTACCGCAACCCTTTCAACAGCATCCACCTTTCGGTGCCCCGCGGGCCGCAACCGGCAGAAGAAGCAGCCCAACGGCTCCAGAACTGGAAAGACGAAGGCGTACTGGTGCAGGACCCTTTGCCCGGCATTTATGTTTACTATCAGTATTTCCGGCTACCGGGCAATGAAAAAGAATACTGCCGCAAAGGATTTATCTGCCACATCAAGGCGTATGACTGGAAGGAAAATGTTTTGCTGCGCCACGAGAATACCATCCCAAGCGCGGTAAACGACCGTATCGACCTGCTGGACAAGACCGAGATGAACTCCAGCGCCACGCACGGCCTTTATTCCGACCCCTCGTTTATGCTGGAAACCTACATGGATGAAAGTATAAAATCGCCGCTTTACGAAACGGAAGATTACCAGGGCGTGCGCGATGTGCTGGCCGTTATTCACGACCACGCCATCATCAAACTTTTTGTGGATACGCTCCGTGATAAGCAGATCCTGCTGGCTGACGGCCATCACCGCTACGAAGGCTCCTTGGAATACCGCAAGAAAATGACGGCCCTAAACCCCGATCATACCGGTTTTGAGCCTTATAATTACCACCTCATGTACCTGACCAACTCCGAGCACGATGACCTGCGCATTTTGCCAACCCACCGCCTGCTGGCACACATGGACATGACGGATGAGGCCTTTTTAGAGCGTCTGGAAACATATTTTGTGGTCACGCCGAAAGAAGACCCCTATGAGTTGAATGAAGTCATTGCCGGAAAACAGTGGGCATTTGGCTTATACCTGCGGGGCAACGCCTATAAATTGCGGCTCCGGCCCGAAATGCACCCGCTCATCGACTGGAATTTTCCACCGGAGGTAAAAGAACTGGACCTGACGGTGATGCATTATTTTATTTTTGAAAAGATACTGGGCATTTACCGCCAGCACCAACGCGATTTTAAAAAGCTCAGCTACGAACGGAATTTTACGGCCTGCATCAGCAAAGTGGATGCCGGCGAAGCTCGGCTGGCCCTCATCACCAACGATGTATCCATGGAGCAGGTGAAGAAAGTATGCCACAGCGGGGCCATTATGCCGCAAAAATCAACCTTCTTTTACCCGAAAGTAATTTGCGGGTTCTTATTTAGCTCAATCCGAAAAGATGAATTTGTCACAGCCGCTGCTGCTTGCCTCTAA
- a CDS encoding Maf family nucleotide pyrophosphatase: MNLSQPLLLASNSPRRKELLAGLGLAFEVRVKEVSEDFPEHLKGAEVAEYLASHKAAAYAAEITNQVLLTADTIVCLGDRILNKPQNYEEAFVMLRSLSGTSHEVITGVCLLTQHQKVIFSDSTRVYFKALSDEEIHYYITHYKPFDKAGAYGIQEWIGKIGITRLEGSYFNVVGLPVQKLYEQLVALGLLQL, translated from the coding sequence ATGAATTTGTCACAGCCGCTGCTGCTTGCCTCTAACTCGCCCCGCCGTAAAGAGCTGCTTGCCGGCTTGGGCCTTGCCTTCGAAGTGCGTGTAAAAGAAGTGTCCGAAGATTTTCCCGAGCATCTGAAAGGCGCCGAAGTAGCCGAATACCTGGCATCACACAAAGCCGCTGCTTATGCCGCCGAGATCACCAACCAGGTGCTGCTGACCGCCGATACTATCGTTTGCCTCGGAGATCGTATTCTGAATAAGCCACAGAATTATGAAGAGGCCTTCGTGATGCTGCGCTCCCTTTCTGGTACCAGCCACGAGGTGATCACGGGCGTATGCCTGCTGACGCAGCACCAGAAAGTTATTTTTAGCGATTCCACGCGCGTATACTTCAAGGCACTCTCGGACGAAGAGATCCATTACTACATCACCCACTACAAACCCTTCGATAAAGCTGGTGCCTATGGCATCCAGGAATGGATCGGTAAGATCGGTATTACGCGCCTGGAAGGCTCCTACTTTAACGTAGTGGGCCTGCCTGTTCAGAAACTTTATGAACAACTGGTAGCGCTCGGCTTGCTGCAGCTCTGA
- the pdxH gene encoding pyridoxamine 5'-phosphate oxidase, producing the protein MSLTHNIAAIRKNYSKQALTEDSVRPQPLEQFQVWLQEALQAEAEEATAMVLSTVSAAGRPSARVVLLKDVSPAGLTFFTNYNSRKGQELAETPFAALTFFWPALERQVRIEGKVSKAAPQHSDTYYHSRPKGSQIGAWASPQSQPIASREELEEADQAFTEQFAAVAEIPRPPFWGGYLLQPDRLEFWQGRPNRLHDRIVYELQGSTWHIVRLAP; encoded by the coding sequence ATGTCGCTGACGCACAATATAGCTGCTATACGTAAAAATTACTCAAAACAAGCGCTCACAGAAGACTCCGTGCGGCCGCAGCCACTGGAGCAATTTCAGGTATGGCTGCAGGAAGCCCTGCAGGCCGAAGCAGAAGAAGCCACAGCGATGGTACTTTCTACGGTAAGTGCGGCCGGGCGCCCTTCTGCCCGCGTGGTTTTGCTAAAGGATGTTTCCCCGGCGGGTTTGACATTCTTTACCAACTATAACAGCCGCAAAGGACAGGAACTGGCCGAAACACCTTTTGCCGCCCTCACCTTTTTCTGGCCTGCGCTGGAGCGGCAGGTACGCATAGAAGGGAAAGTGAGCAAGGCTGCGCCGCAGCACTCAGATACCTATTACCATAGCCGTCCGAAGGGAAGCCAAATCGGTGCCTGGGCATCACCGCAAAGCCAGCCTATTGCCAGCCGCGAGGAGCTGGAAGAAGCAGATCAAGCCTTTACCGAGCAGTTTGCAGCCGTAGCAGAAATCCCGCGGCCCCCTTTCTGGGGAGGTTACCTGCTGCAGCCCGACCGGCTGGAGTTCTGGCAGGGGCGCCCCAATCGCTTACACGACCGTATCGTGTACGAACTGCAGGGCAGCACCTGGCACATCGTGCGGCTGGCTCCTTAA
- a CDS encoding YqgE/AlgH family protein yields MPQTSLIKPQSGSLLISEPFLGDPNFERSVVLLCNHSEEEGTFGLVLNRMSNLKLSDVIDVFNESFEAELWIGGPVQHNTLHYIHNLSDLPQAVQLGEELYWGGDFEKLRTLIGTGDLDPANIRFFLGYSGWTPGQLQEEIDKNVWIVNNNAADKLFNLEADKLWRNVLRDMGGKYKVLANYPDDPRLN; encoded by the coding sequence ATGCCGCAGACAAGCTTGATAAAACCGCAGAGCGGAAGTTTACTTATTTCGGAGCCTTTTCTGGGTGATCCAAATTTTGAGCGAAGCGTGGTATTGCTATGCAACCACAGCGAGGAAGAAGGCACCTTTGGTCTCGTGCTCAACCGCATGTCCAACCTGAAGCTCTCCGATGTGATCGATGTCTTTAACGAGTCTTTCGAGGCTGAATTATGGATCGGGGGGCCGGTGCAGCACAACACCTTGCATTACATACACAACTTGTCGGATCTGCCCCAGGCAGTGCAGTTGGGTGAAGAGCTGTATTGGGGAGGCGATTTCGAAAAGCTCCGCACGCTGATCGGGACCGGAGACCTGGACCCTGCCAATATCAGGTTCTTTTTAGGCTATTCCGGCTGGACGCCCGGCCAGTTGCAGGAGGAGATAGATAAAAATGTATGGATCGTAAATAACAATGCTGCAGATAAATTATTTAATTTAGAGGCAGATAAGCTCTGGCGCAATGTGCTGCGCGATATGGGCGGCAAGTATAAGGTGCTGGCAAATTACCCAGATGACCCGCGCCTGAACTAA
- a CDS encoding zinc finger domain-containing protein, with the protein MAYTTVSCTNCRAAPGTSCGWLLKGRKPRLSHSSNRFILAPHRLWQRFFPCAPGATAMALASV; encoded by the coding sequence ATCGCTTACACGACCGTATCGTGTACGAACTGCAGGGCAGCACCTGGCACATCGTGCGGCTGGCTCCTTAAGGGCCGAAAGCCGCGCCTGTCCCATTCTTCAAACCGTTTTATACTTGCACCCCACCGTTTATGGCAGAGATTCTTCCCCTGCGCCCCTGGCGCTACAGCGATGGCCTTAGCCAGCGTATAG